TTTGGAATTAATGATTGATCTTCCTTGGAATAGATATTCAAAAGACAATTTTGATTTAGAATATGCACAAAAAATATTAGATAGAGATCATTATGGATTGGAAAAAGTAAAAGAACGTATTATAGAATATTTAGCTGTATTAAAATTAAGAGGAGATATGCGTTCTCCTATTTTGTGTTTTTATGGTCCACCTGGAGTTGGAAAAACTTCTTTAGGAAGATCTATAGCTACTGCACTAAAAAGAAAATACGTTCGTATTTCTTTGGGAGGATTACATGACGAATCAGAAATACGTGGGCACAGAAGAACTTATATAGGAGCAATGCCTGGTAGGCTACTACAATCTATTCGGAAAGTAGGAACTTCAAATCCTGTTTTTGTTATAGATGAAATTGATAAAATGGGGATAGGAACAAATGGAGATCCCTCTTCTGCCATGTTGGAAGTTTTAGATCCTGAACAAAATACCTCTTTTTACGATAATTTTTTAGAAATGGGATATGATTTATCAAAAGTATTGTTTGTTGCTACAGCAAATTCTCTTTCCCATATTCAACCAGCTCTAATAGATAGGATGGAGGTTATAGAAATGAATGGATATACTGTAGAAGAAAAAACGAAAATTGTAAAAAAACATATTTTACCTAAACAACTGAAAGATAATGGTTTAAGAAAATCAGATTTAGTACTTGGTACAAAACAAATAGAAAAAGTTATTGAAAGTTATACAAGAGAATCTGGATTGAGAACTTTGGAAAAACATATTGCTAAATTAGCACGTTATGTAGCTAAACATATTGCTATGAAAAAAAAATATGTAAAACATTTGAGTATTGAAAAAATGGAAAATATTCTTGGTATACCCAATGATCCAGATCGTTATGAAGAAAATAACGTACCAGGTGTTGTTACTGGTTTAGCTTGGACTCATTTTGGTGGAGATATTTTATATATTGAATCCAGTTTATCTAAAGGTAAAGGTCACTTAAGTATTACTGGAAATTTAGGAGAGGTCATGAAAGAATCTGCAACAATTGCTTTGCAATATATAAAAGCTCATTACAAAGAATTTAACATAGATCCCATAATGTTTGAAAAAAAAAATGTACATGTTCACGTTCCTGAAGGAGCAGTTCCTAAAGATGGCCCATCGGCAGGAATAACAATGTTAACGTCTCTAGTATCAAGTTTTACTAAAAGAAAACTAAGATCTCATTTAGCAATGACAGGAGAAATAACTCTAAGAGGTAAGGTTTTGCCTGTTGGTGGAATTAAAGAAAAAATTCTAGCAGCTAAACGTGCTAATATTAAAGAAATTATTCTTTCGCAGGATAATAAAAAAGACGTAGAAGAAATTAAACCAGAACACTTAAAAGGACTAACCTTTGATTATGTTAGAAATATGAATGATGTGATTCATTTATCTTTATTATGATGTCCAAATTAGAATTAAAAAATAAAAGTTTTCCAATTAGAGAATATTTAATTCAACTTGCAAAAAAATATGGGACTCCACTTTACGTATACGATTCTTGCAAAATAAAGAAACAATATATAAAAATGAAAAATGCTTTTAGTGGTATAAAAAATTTTATCATTAATTATGCTTGTAAAGCTAATACAAATCTGAATATATTAAAATTTTTGCAAAACTTAGGAAGTGGGTTAGATACTGTATCTATTCAGGAAGTAGAACTAGGATTAAAAGCAGGTTTTCATCCTAAAAAAATTCTATTTACACCTAATTGTGTTTCTATTCAAGAAATAAAAAAGGCTGTTGATTTTGGAGTCAGAATCAATCTAGATAATCTGTCTATTTTAGAACAATTTGGAGAATATTACCCTGATTATGCTATAGGAGTCAGAATTAATCCGCATATTATGGCAGGAGGAAATTCTAAAATTTCAGTAGGACACATTGATTCTAAATTTGGAATTTCTTATTATCAAATTCCTCATATCAAAAGAATATTAAACAATACCGGACTTAAAATAGAAGGATTTCATATGCATACAGGATCAGATATATCAAATATCAAAGTTTTTCTATCAGGAGCAAAAATATTATTTCAAATAGCTATTGATTTTCCAAATCTTGATTATATTAATTTTGGAAGTGGTTTTAAAGTTCCATATAGAAAAAATGATTTAAAAACGGATCTTAATTCTTTAAGTTCCTCAATCACAAAAGAATTTTCAAATTTTTGTTCTAACTATGGGAATCAAATTACTTTGATTTTTGAACCAGGTAAATTTATAGTTAGTGAATCTGGATATTTTTTAGTTACTGTTAATGTTATTAAACATACTACTTCTACTGTATTTGCAGGAGTAAATTCAGGATTTAATCATTTTCTACGTCCTATGTTTTATGATGCTTATCACTGTATTGAAAATATTTCTAATCCCAATGGTCGTTTTCGTTTTTATACAGTTGTAGGATATATTTGCGAATCGGATACTTTTGGTTTAAATAGAAAAGTTAAAGAAATTCGTGAAGGAGATATATTGTGCATTAAAAATGCGGGAGCATACTGT
The sequence above is drawn from the Blattabacterium cuenoti genome and encodes:
- the lysA gene encoding diaminopimelate decarboxylase, translated to MMSKLELKNKSFPIREYLIQLAKKYGTPLYVYDSCKIKKQYIKMKNAFSGIKNFIINYACKANTNLNILKFLQNLGSGLDTVSIQEVELGLKAGFHPKKILFTPNCVSIQEIKKAVDFGVRINLDNLSILEQFGEYYPDYAIGVRINPHIMAGGNSKISVGHIDSKFGISYYQIPHIKRILNNTGLKIEGFHMHTGSDISNIKVFLSGAKILFQIAIDFPNLDYINFGSGFKVPYRKNDLKTDLNSLSSSITKEFSNFCSNYGNQITLIFEPGKFIVSESGYFLVTVNVIKHTTSTVFAGVNSGFNHFLRPMFYDAYHCIENISNPNGRFRFYTVVGYICESDTFGLNRKVKEIREGDILCIKNAGAYCFSMSSNYNSRYKPSEVMIFKGKDFLIRKRETMQDILRNIIDIYNMERWQSG
- the lon gene encoding endopeptidase La; its protein translation is MLLKNIFTESGFESEAEFIPLMSQDEEDQLLKDDIPEQLCILTVRNMVLYSGIVFPIIAGKSGSIQLLQDAYRLDKTVGVLTQKNSGIENLSEKDLYSIGTVAKILKLLKMPDGNTTVILQGKRRFKVNRFIQNDPYFKAEIIALEENKPSCKDKEYLALVESIKEIAIKIIQDNPNIPSEASIAIRNIESPSFLINFVAANMNLDTRDKQKLLEYDDLKKRAMETLRFLNVEHQQIKLKNDIQSRVRSDMDQQQREYFLHQQIKAIQEELGDISYEKEIDEMRTKASRKKWPKEAKKQFDRELIKMQRTNPQMPEYTVQRNYLELMIDLPWNRYSKDNFDLEYAQKILDRDHYGLEKVKERIIEYLAVLKLRGDMRSPILCFYGPPGVGKTSLGRSIATALKRKYVRISLGGLHDESEIRGHRRTYIGAMPGRLLQSIRKVGTSNPVFVIDEIDKMGIGTNGDPSSAMLEVLDPEQNTSFYDNFLEMGYDLSKVLFVATANSLSHIQPALIDRMEVIEMNGYTVEEKTKIVKKHILPKQLKDNGLRKSDLVLGTKQIEKVIESYTRESGLRTLEKHIAKLARYVAKHIAMKKKYVKHLSIEKMENILGIPNDPDRYEENNVPGVVTGLAWTHFGGDILYIESSLSKGKGHLSITGNLGEVMKESATIALQYIKAHYKEFNIDPIMFEKKNVHVHVPEGAVPKDGPSAGITMLTSLVSSFTKRKLRSHLAMTGEITLRGKVLPVGGIKEKILAAKRANIKEIILSQDNKKDVEEIKPEHLKGLTFDYVRNMNDVIHLSLL